The Medicago truncatula cultivar Jemalong A17 chromosome 4, MtrunA17r5.0-ANR, whole genome shotgun sequence genome includes a region encoding these proteins:
- the LOC11406428 gene encoding uncharacterized protein: MDTQQRSPLLSWAYYYQGKSMDELKQTLMYTTMELEQTRVTVQEELRKRDEQLHNLKELFNKVIRERDEAQEKCQRLFLEKLLFQQQKQQNQDPLSGISSIEDEQIQKRGIESSNNGISLSDCEESIVSSPQQTRTEQPMMMMIDSIAKDKPLPEKGKLLQAVMKAGPLLQTLLLAGPLPQWRHPPPPLESFEIPPVTIHSPPPQPPQHQHQLLPQESFVNSNCGRFNSRKRVFCEGSDSPSAENKYQRIVLH, translated from the exons ATGGACACTCAACAACGTAGCCCTCTTCTATCTTGGGCTTACTACTACCAAGGAAAG TCAATGGATGAGTTGAAGCAAACCTTGATGTACACAACAATGGAGCTAGAACAAACAAGAGTAACAGTACAAGAAGAACTAAGAAAAAGAGATGAACAACTACATAACCTAAAAGAACTTTTCAACAAAGTtataagagaaagagatgaagcACAAGAAAAATGCCAAAGACTTTTCTTAGAAAAGTTACTTTTCCAACAACAAAAGCAACAAAACCAAGATCCTTTGTCTGGAATCTCAAGCATTGAAGATGAACAAATACAAAAGAGAGGAATTGAATCTTCCAACAATGGAATATCACTATCAGATTGTGAAGAAAGCATAGTATCCTCCCCACAACAAACAAGAACAGAACAaccaatgatgatgatgattgattcaATAGCAAAAGATAAACCTTTGCCTGAAAAAGGTAAACTTTTACAAGCAGTGATGAAAGCTGGTCCTTTGCTTCAGACCCTTTTACTTGCAGGACCATTACCTCAATGGAGACATCCACCACCACCATTGGAGTCTTTTGAGATTCCACCTGTCACCATTCattcaccaccaccacaaccaCCACAGCACCAGCATCAACTACTTCCTCAAGAGTCCTTTGTTAACAGTAACTGTGGAAGATTCAATAGTAGGAAAAGGGTTTTTTGTGAAGGTTCTGATTCTCCTTCTGCAGAGAATAAGTACCAGAGGATTGTACTCCATTGA